The sequence GGTTCCTCAGTTGGTCGGGTTCGGGGAGGGGTTGACGAGCGCCTTGGTCACGCCGGCCTTCTCGACGCCGTAACGCTCCAGGATCTTCTGGTACGACCCGTCCTTGATCAGCGCGTCGATGCCGTCGGCGACGGACTGGGCCATCCCGCTGCCCTTCTTGGTGGCCACGCCGATGTAGACCGACAGGTAGTGCGGGCCGCCGAGGGTGAACACGTCGCCGGACTGCTTGGCCACGTAGCCGAGGTTGGTGACGGTCGCGGTGGTGGCGTCCACCTGCTTGCTGCGCACCGCGAGGGTCGCGGCGCCCTGGTCGGCGAAGGTCTTGACGTCGATGGCGCCCTTGCCGGCCTTGACGCAGGTGGTGGACTGCTCCTTCAGCACCGGGATGGAGCTGGAGGCGGCGACCATGGAGATCTTCTTGCCGCACAGGTCGTCCATCGAGCCGCCGATCGCCGGGCTGCCCTTCAGCGACAGGAACTCGTAGTGGTCCTCAAGGAAGGCGACCTGGTCGAAGGACTTCTCGCGCTCGGCGGTGACGTCCGCGCCGAACGCGCCGAAGTACGTGCCGCGGTTCACGCCCAGCAGCGCGTTCTCGAAGGAGTCCTTCTTCTGCTGGACCTTCTTGCCGAACGGCCCGCTGAGCGCGTCCGCCAGGTCCACGTCCACGCCGACCGCCTTGCCCGACTCCAGCATCGCGTAGGGCGGGTAGCCGATGACCATGGGGGCGACCAGGTCGCCCTTGGCGCCGGCGGGCAGCTGCACGGAGGCGGTCGAGGTGCCGCTGCCGGCGGAGTTCTTCGGCGAGCTGCCGCCGTTGTCGGAGGAGGAGCCGGAACAGGCGGTCAGGACGCCGGCGGCGACCACCGCGGCGGTGCCGGCGAGGATGCTCTTTCTGATCTTCATGAGGGGCGCCGTACTTTCTCGCAGGGTGTGTGGCTTCGGGGCGGGGGCGTTCGTACTACGCGACGCGGCCGATGGTCAGCGACCGCACGCCGCTGACCCGGGTCTCCGCGCAGGCCGCGGCGAACTCCGCCAGCCCCTCGGTGATCGAGGCGAAGATGGTGCAGGGGGTCCAGCCCAGCGGGCCGAACACGCGGCCGCCCTTGCCGTAGAAGATGCCGACCTCCCACAGCTCGAAGTTCAGGCCGGACATCTGGCCGGGCTCCTGGAAGAACCAGATGAGGTCGCCGGCGCCGGGGATCACCTGCTGGTTCTCCGCGGGCAGGGCCCGGGGGTCGAAGGTGTGCGCCTGCTCGGGCAGGCCGAACATGATCTCCGGCCCGGCGTACATGGCGTGCATGACCTTCTCGGTCACGGGCTCCGCCAGGGCGTCCCAGATGGCCGCGCACGTCTCGGGTGCGTCGTCCGTGGCGAGGGTGGCCACGGCGCGGGTGCCGTCGTCGAACTGGAGGTAGATCCGGCGGTCGGTGCTCATAGGTTTCTCCGGAAGTGATGACCGTCGCCACACGTGCGAGCGGTGATAAGAACGATAGTTCGTCTTATTTCGGACAGGAACGGATTGTGAGGAGGCTCATGGTGTGCGCGGAAGCGCACGGTATGAGCGGGCTGGGGGGCCGTCGGTGGACGGGGTGTCAGGCGGCGGAGCGGGTCCGCGCGGCGTACCCGCGGGCCGCGGCCACGAAGTCGTCGAAGAGGATGTCGGCGTGGTGCCGCTCACCGGGCGCCGTCATCTTTTCCGGGTGCCACTGGACGCCCCGGAAGTACCAGTCCGGCGTGCGGCTCTCCGCCGCCTCGATCACGCCGTCGGCGGCCCAGGCGACCGGGCGGAGCGCGGCGGCCATCCGGTCCAGGGCCTGGTGGTGGATGGAGTTGACCCGCGCGGGGGCGGGCAGGCAGTCGCGCAGCCAGGAGGTGTCGGTGCGCACCTCGTGCCGCAGGTTCCGCAGCTCCTGCGCGCCGTGGACGGCCGGATGCGCCGCGGTGACCGGGAGGTCGGCCTTGAGGGTGCCGCCCAGGGCCACGTTGGCGATCTGCAGGCCGCGGCAGATGCCCAGCACGGGCATCCGGCGGCGGAGCGCGCCGCGGACCAGCGCGGTCTCCGTCGCGTCCCGCCCGGGGTCGAGGTCGCCGGCCGAGTCGGCGGAGCCCGCCGCGCCCGCGGCACCTGCAGCGCCGTACGTCGCCGGATGGACGTCGCCGCCGCCGGACAGCAGCACCCCGGCCACCGTGTCCAGCACGACCTCGGCCTCCTCCGCGGTGAGGGTGGGGGTCAGCACCGGGACGCCGCCGGCCGCGCTCACCGCGTGGGCGTACTCGGTGCCGAGGGTGTAGAGGTCGGTGCCGTCCCCCAGGTACGTGTCCAGCGGGCGGCGCCAGCTCGTGACGGCGACCAGTACGGGGCGGTGCGCGGTGGGCACCGGGCCGTTCACGGCGGGCAGCGGGCTGGTCATCGGGGCTCCAGCTGGAACCAGGTGCTCTTCAGGTCGGTGTAC comes from Streptomyces sp. NBC_00448 and encodes:
- a CDS encoding gamma-glutamyl-gamma-aminobutyrate hydrolase family protein, which produces MTSPLPAVNGPVPTAHRPVLVAVTSWRRPLDTYLGDGTDLYTLGTEYAHAVSAAGGVPVLTPTLTAEEAEVVLDTVAGVLLSGGGDVHPATYGAAGAAGAAGSADSAGDLDPGRDATETALVRGALRRRMPVLGICRGLQIANVALGGTLKADLPVTAAHPAVHGAQELRNLRHEVRTDTSWLRDCLPAPARVNSIHHQALDRMAAALRPVAWAADGVIEAAESRTPDWYFRGVQWHPEKMTAPGERHHADILFDDFVAAARGYAARTRSAA
- a CDS encoding DUF3830 family protein; this encodes MSTDRRIYLQFDDGTRAVATLATDDAPETCAAIWDALAEPVTEKVMHAMYAGPEIMFGLPEQAHTFDPRALPAENQQVIPGAGDLIWFFQEPGQMSGLNFELWEVGIFYGKGGRVFGPLGWTPCTIFASITEGLAEFAAACAETRVSGVRSLTIGRVA
- a CDS encoding transporter substrate-binding domain-containing protein, whose amino-acid sequence is MKIRKSILAGTAAVVAAGVLTACSGSSSDNGGSSPKNSAGSGTSTASVQLPAGAKGDLVAPMVIGYPPYAMLESGKAVGVDVDLADALSGPFGKKVQQKKDSFENALLGVNRGTYFGAFGADVTAEREKSFDQVAFLEDHYEFLSLKGSPAIGGSMDDLCGKKISMVAASSSIPVLKEQSTTCVKAGKGAIDVKTFADQGAATLAVRSKQVDATTATVTNLGYVAKQSGDVFTLGGPHYLSVYIGVATKKGSGMAQSVADGIDALIKDGSYQKILERYGVEKAGVTKALVNPSPNPTN